In one Helicoverpa zea isolate HzStark_Cry1AcR chromosome 5, ilHelZeax1.1, whole genome shotgun sequence genomic region, the following are encoded:
- the LOC124630589 gene encoding SH3 domain-binding glutamic acid-rich protein homolog — MVVKVYISGISGNKEVKKRQQRVLMILDSKNIKYDVIDITEPGKESDKEFMQNNSKSNGGTVSDPNPRSPLPPQIFNDDEYCGDYDQFDLANEVDTLEIFLKMEAPPEEPPQTESEQEKAVNGDAEAETKESEASIEDKADTTEAGDAKEKTPEKEGSPAKEASPSREEGDKASKEGTPAKDEEEGAEGDTKEKSPERQKSVDKEATEEEKAASPEKEVEVEAKKASKESSPAKEEVNENGTVSSREHSQEKDAPSTETETAEVKKDNPSEALIQSEQVAAAE; from the exons ATGGTTGTCAAAGTGTATATCAGTGGTATTTCTGGAAACAAAGAG GTGAAAAAACGACAGCAACGTGTCTTGATGATTCTAGATtcgaaaaacataaaatatgatgtCATTGACATAACGGAACCAGGAAAGGAATCTGATAAAGAGTTCATGCAAAACAACTCGAAATCGAACGGCGGCACAGTGAGCGACCCCAACCCGCGGTCACCGCTGCCGCCCCAGATCTTCAACGATGACGAATACTGCGGG GACTATGATCAATTTGACCTTGCCAATGAAGTGGACACCTTGGAAATATTCTTGAAGATGGAAGCCCCGCCTGAAGAGCCCCCACAAACTGAAAGCGAGCAG GAAAAAGCTGTCAATGGTGATGCTGAGGCTGAAACAAAGGAATCTGAAGCAAGCATAGAAGATAAAGCTGATACAACTGAGGCTGGTGATGCTAAGGAAAAAACACCAGAAAAGGAAGGTAGTCCAGCGAAAGAGGCTTCACCATCAAGAGAAGAAGGTGACAAAGCATCTAAGGAGGGCACTCCAGCCAAGGATGAGGAGGAGGGTGCTGAAGGTGATACAAAAGAAAAGTCTCCAGAGAGACAAAAGTCTGTAGACAAAGAAGCCACAGAAGAGGAAAAAGCTGCATCTCCTGAAAAGGAAGTAGAAGTTGAAGCCAAGAAAGCTTCAAAAGAAAGCTCACCGGCAAAGGAAGAAGTTAACGAAAATGGTACTGTTAGTTCTCGTGAGCATTCTCAAGAAAAAGATGCTCCCTCTACTGAAACTGAGACTGCAGAAGTAAAGAAAGATAACCCTTCAGAGGCTCTAATCCAGAGCGAGCAAGTTGCTGCAGCTGAATAA